A window of the Pungitius pungitius chromosome 3, fPunPun2.1, whole genome shotgun sequence genome harbors these coding sequences:
- the alkbh8 gene encoding alkylated DNA repair protein alkB homolog 8 isoform X1, which translates to MDSSAGNSVGAVRRSKEDRKVLRKQIKASHTLLKHEGISTTPQPTKTLVVANGGLGNGVSREELSAALQEMGELETLIMHPHKPYAFVTYRSEESARKAHIRLNGEKLECRESSVTLYLSYVNSVTCEEEVSVSLPDGLALVEDFVSQEEEALLLAAIDWSSTNDDFTAKKALKHRKVKHYGFEFRYDNNNVDKDKPLAAGIPQECLPVLERCVKDKHIDILPDQLTVNQYESGQGIPPHVDTHSAFEDTILSLSLGAMTVMEFRHPDGRLVAVVLPGRSLLVMKGESRYLWTHGITPRKFDTVPACGPQSSARTAPDLSAYSHLTLSKRDTRTSLTFRKIRHEPCGCAFPSACDSQVAPPAPSPPSLPCCHADAALLEEEYVHRVYDAIASHFSSTRHSPWPRVCHFLSTLPAGAVLADVGCGNGKYLGLNPEVMAVGCDRSSALVQICVQRGFQAFVSDALRVPLRTASCDACISIAVIHHFSTQERRLAAVRELVRLLKPGGRALIYVWAFEQEYKKQRSKYLKEHPEKHSPTENTETTGSSQGAHGESSIHTSRHLEDIQDASDSKLGVHTNRTAFNTQDLLVPWHLKEGKKRVEEELREGERKDEAREKSTKTSGSSSIAKLGCNPDPSSGFLSNTDSGSGLDTSAATASPYSKNGASGDTTQTSSSALQSESESNAAPVFHRYYHVFQQGELEQLCSQEAGVTLQSSYHDQGNWCVILVKKALGT; encoded by the exons ATGGACTCTAGTGCTGGAAACAGCGTGGGAGCTGTCAGAAGGAGCAAAGAGGACAGAAAAGTCCTTCGCAAGCAGATAAAGGCCAGTCACACTTTGCTGAAACATGAAGGTATCAGCACAACACCGCAGCCCACCAAG ACTTTGGTGGTGGCGAACGGCGGCCTGGGGAACGGAGTCAGTCGAGAGGAGCTGTCTGCAGCGCTGCAAGAGATGGGAGAGCTGGAGACCCTGATCATGCACCCTCACAAGCCGTACGCCTTCGTCACATACAG GTCTGAAGAGAGTGCCCGGAAAGCCCACATCCGCCTCAATGGGGAAAAGCTTGAATGTAGAGAGAGCAGCGTCACGCTCTACCTCAGTTATGTCAACTCAG TAACCTGTGAAGAGGAAGTATCCGTGTCTTTGCCTGATGGATTAGCCTTGGTGGAGGACTTTGTGTCCCAGGAGGAAGAGGCTCTGCTGCTCGCTGCTATAGACTGGTCGTCTACTAATGATGATTTCACGG CAAAAAAAGCcctgaaacacagaaaagtgAAACATTACGGCTTTGAATTTCGCTATGATAACAACAACGTGGATAAGGACAAGCCTTTAGCTGCAG gtatTCCTCAGGAGTGTCTACCTGTCCTCGAGCGTTGTGTGAAGGACAAGCACATCGACATCCTGCCAGACCAGCTGACTGTCAACCAGTATGAGTCTGGACAGg GCATTCCTCCTCACGTGGACACTCACTCTGCTTTTGAGGACACCATCCTGTCGCTGAGCCTGGGAGCAATG ACGGTGATGGAGTTCCGTCATCCAGATGGTCGTCTTGTTGCCGTGGTGTTGCCAGGGCGGAGCCTCCTGGTGATGAAGGGGGAGAGCAGATACCTCTGGACACACGG GATAACTCCACGGAAGTTTGACACGGTGCCGGCCTGCGGCCCACAATCCTCTGCTCGCACCGCTCCCGACCTCAGTGCATACAGCCATCTAACGTTGAGCAAGAGGGACACCCGCACTTCTCTCACATTCCGCAAGATAAGACATGAACCCTGTGGCTGTG ccttccCATCGGCCTGTGACAGCCAGGTAGCTCCGCCGGCGCCGTCTCCTCCCTCACTGCCCTGTTGCCATGCCGACGCAGCCCTTCTGGAGGAGGAGTATGTGCACCGGGTGTATGATGCCATCGCCTCACACTTCAGCAGCACTCGCCACTCCCCTTGGCCTCGCGTTTGCCACTTCCTGTCCACGCTCCCCGCTGGCGCCGTGCTGGCTGACGTGGGCTGCGGAAACGGGAAATACCTGGGGCTCAACCCAGAGGTGATGGCG GTCGGTTGTGACCGTAGCAGTGCTCTTGTCCAGATCTGTGTACAGAGGGGTTTTCAGGCGTTTGTATCTGATGCTCTACGTGTCCCTTTGCGAACAGCCTCGTGTGATGCCTGCATCTCCATAGCAGTCATACACCACTTCtccacacag gagcGTCGCCTGGCAGCAGTGAGGGAGCTGGTGAGACTTTTGAAGCCCGGGGGTCGAGCGCTCATCTACGTTTGGGCCTTTGAACAAGAGTACAAGAAGCAGAGATCCAAGTACCTCAAAGAGCATCCGGAGAAGCACAGCCccactgaaaacacagaaacaacagGAAGCAGCCAGGGAGCTCACGGGGAATCAAGCATCCATACTAGCAGACATTTAGAAGACATACAAGATGCGAGTGATAGCAAACTCGGTGTGCACACCAACCGAACAGCATTCAACACTCAGGACCTTTTGGTTCCCTGGCATctgaaagaagggaaaaaacgGGTGGAGGAAGAATTGAGAGAGGGTGAAAGGAAGGATGAAGCGAGAGAGAAATCCACAAAGACTTCGGGTTCAAGCTCCATTGCCAAATTAGGCTGTAATCCTGATCCCAGTTCTGGGTTTCTCTCTAACACGGACTCTGGATCAGGTCTGGACACCAGCGCTGCCACTGCAAGCCCATACTCAAAAAACGGTGCAAGCGGCGACACTACTCAGACCTCCAGTTCCGCTCTGCAGTCGGAGTCTGAGAGCAATGCCGCGCCGGTTTTTCACCGCTATTACCACGTGTTCCAGCAGggggagctggagcagctgtgCAGTCAGGAGGCCGGAGTCACCCTGCAGAGCAGCTACCACGATCAGGGGAACTGGTGTGTTATTTTAGTGAAGAAGGCCTTGGGGACATGA
- the alkbh8 gene encoding alkylated DNA repair protein alkB homolog 8 isoform X2: MKTLVVANGGLGNGVSREELSAALQEMGELETLIMHPHKPYAFVTYRSEESARKAHIRLNGEKLECRESSVTLYLSYVNSVTCEEEVSVSLPDGLALVEDFVSQEEEALLLAAIDWSSTNDDFTAKKALKHRKVKHYGFEFRYDNNNVDKDKPLAAGIPQECLPVLERCVKDKHIDILPDQLTVNQYESGQGIPPHVDTHSAFEDTILSLSLGAMTVMEFRHPDGRLVAVVLPGRSLLVMKGESRYLWTHGITPRKFDTVPACGPQSSARTAPDLSAYSHLTLSKRDTRTSLTFRKIRHEPCGCAFPSACDSQVAPPAPSPPSLPCCHADAALLEEEYVHRVYDAIASHFSSTRHSPWPRVCHFLSTLPAGAVLADVGCGNGKYLGLNPEVMAVGCDRSSALVQICVQRGFQAFVSDALRVPLRTASCDACISIAVIHHFSTQERRLAAVRELVRLLKPGGRALIYVWAFEQEYKKQRSKYLKEHPEKHSPTENTETTGSSQGAHGESSIHTSRHLEDIQDASDSKLGVHTNRTAFNTQDLLVPWHLKEGKKRVEEELREGERKDEAREKSTKTSGSSSIAKLGCNPDPSSGFLSNTDSGSGLDTSAATASPYSKNGASGDTTQTSSSALQSESESNAAPVFHRYYHVFQQGELEQLCSQEAGVTLQSSYHDQGNWCVILVKKALGT, translated from the exons ATGAAG ACTTTGGTGGTGGCGAACGGCGGCCTGGGGAACGGAGTCAGTCGAGAGGAGCTGTCTGCAGCGCTGCAAGAGATGGGAGAGCTGGAGACCCTGATCATGCACCCTCACAAGCCGTACGCCTTCGTCACATACAG GTCTGAAGAGAGTGCCCGGAAAGCCCACATCCGCCTCAATGGGGAAAAGCTTGAATGTAGAGAGAGCAGCGTCACGCTCTACCTCAGTTATGTCAACTCAG TAACCTGTGAAGAGGAAGTATCCGTGTCTTTGCCTGATGGATTAGCCTTGGTGGAGGACTTTGTGTCCCAGGAGGAAGAGGCTCTGCTGCTCGCTGCTATAGACTGGTCGTCTACTAATGATGATTTCACGG CAAAAAAAGCcctgaaacacagaaaagtgAAACATTACGGCTTTGAATTTCGCTATGATAACAACAACGTGGATAAGGACAAGCCTTTAGCTGCAG gtatTCCTCAGGAGTGTCTACCTGTCCTCGAGCGTTGTGTGAAGGACAAGCACATCGACATCCTGCCAGACCAGCTGACTGTCAACCAGTATGAGTCTGGACAGg GCATTCCTCCTCACGTGGACACTCACTCTGCTTTTGAGGACACCATCCTGTCGCTGAGCCTGGGAGCAATG ACGGTGATGGAGTTCCGTCATCCAGATGGTCGTCTTGTTGCCGTGGTGTTGCCAGGGCGGAGCCTCCTGGTGATGAAGGGGGAGAGCAGATACCTCTGGACACACGG GATAACTCCACGGAAGTTTGACACGGTGCCGGCCTGCGGCCCACAATCCTCTGCTCGCACCGCTCCCGACCTCAGTGCATACAGCCATCTAACGTTGAGCAAGAGGGACACCCGCACTTCTCTCACATTCCGCAAGATAAGACATGAACCCTGTGGCTGTG ccttccCATCGGCCTGTGACAGCCAGGTAGCTCCGCCGGCGCCGTCTCCTCCCTCACTGCCCTGTTGCCATGCCGACGCAGCCCTTCTGGAGGAGGAGTATGTGCACCGGGTGTATGATGCCATCGCCTCACACTTCAGCAGCACTCGCCACTCCCCTTGGCCTCGCGTTTGCCACTTCCTGTCCACGCTCCCCGCTGGCGCCGTGCTGGCTGACGTGGGCTGCGGAAACGGGAAATACCTGGGGCTCAACCCAGAGGTGATGGCG GTCGGTTGTGACCGTAGCAGTGCTCTTGTCCAGATCTGTGTACAGAGGGGTTTTCAGGCGTTTGTATCTGATGCTCTACGTGTCCCTTTGCGAACAGCCTCGTGTGATGCCTGCATCTCCATAGCAGTCATACACCACTTCtccacacag gagcGTCGCCTGGCAGCAGTGAGGGAGCTGGTGAGACTTTTGAAGCCCGGGGGTCGAGCGCTCATCTACGTTTGGGCCTTTGAACAAGAGTACAAGAAGCAGAGATCCAAGTACCTCAAAGAGCATCCGGAGAAGCACAGCCccactgaaaacacagaaacaacagGAAGCAGCCAGGGAGCTCACGGGGAATCAAGCATCCATACTAGCAGACATTTAGAAGACATACAAGATGCGAGTGATAGCAAACTCGGTGTGCACACCAACCGAACAGCATTCAACACTCAGGACCTTTTGGTTCCCTGGCATctgaaagaagggaaaaaacgGGTGGAGGAAGAATTGAGAGAGGGTGAAAGGAAGGATGAAGCGAGAGAGAAATCCACAAAGACTTCGGGTTCAAGCTCCATTGCCAAATTAGGCTGTAATCCTGATCCCAGTTCTGGGTTTCTCTCTAACACGGACTCTGGATCAGGTCTGGACACCAGCGCTGCCACTGCAAGCCCATACTCAAAAAACGGTGCAAGCGGCGACACTACTCAGACCTCCAGTTCCGCTCTGCAGTCGGAGTCTGAGAGCAATGCCGCGCCGGTTTTTCACCGCTATTACCACGTGTTCCAGCAGggggagctggagcagctgtgCAGTCAGGAGGCCGGAGTCACCCTGCAGAGCAGCTACCACGATCAGGGGAACTGGTGTGTTATTTTAGTGAAGAAGGCCTTGGGGACATGA
- the cwf19l2 gene encoding CWF19-like protein 2 isoform X1: MAAHGVSFESTSYIEERKDNKRQAREEAIEKAKQQYDKEEKRKELKRLRGEDTWMLPEINQRLQDIEEVESVKSKKKKEKKSKKKKEKKKTKKEKKTTTEDGSDDSSEDSGDEWVEASTQAAKAWKVPAESKPSESNLNPAHNVQRDEWMTFDFLAMKTTSTAEKRAEKERLKDEERAKAQAIEQAGLHKLELNPYWKDGGTGLPPGEMASTAAKKAGSVVNDAGLSWLRKSYQRMQETAERQQRSLNDVVAERYGSMEEFQQRLAEAEKAVYGQSRGGESDRSARGGWRKGGNEARERWRRKDGDGEERERWRRNERDSSPTDTERCHGGRGEDRERGGHRGRQRGRDEDRFRDRYDERDDERDRDGGRSRERDDGRDRDGGRGREEDEGRDSKMERDAENNRERDDEQESDSDSGKNRKKNRESAASSSGQNWGQRPPSLGSLKSRFLKPSEDDDLGEAPQRRPPRAPPSTGFLKPRSDDEDSGPRGGNRPAREQSGHPARESEEKERGPGKTITAPHDGARGGKAAVTTSRSDSEEEEEEEEELPLLSEEEMNRLGAKLVKAEIMGNMAMVEKLKSQLDAAHKAKENYAARKILQDAAKSKQVTVDASEDQEVLLFRSDHSGRAWPVNDPSGPQEPRGGRRKKKAIETHVDGERVRYFQDDDNVGLKEMVRREKMSTPQDQTALYARMASKMMGKTDGDNYTLDDMFVSSAAQREGEGREEERMRSRAIGESRRLAACMEKCQQCFSSPELQKHLIVAIGSKVYLSLPAGLSMAEGHCRICPLQHHCCATGLDEDVWSEMQLFRRTLVQMFESQELDCVFMETHMNPRRRQHMVLECIPLPQELGHMAPIYFKKAIMECDDEWAMNKKVIELSSKDIRHSVPRGLPYFAVDFGLQGGFAHVIENEQKFPHYFGKEVVGGMMDLEPRRWRKLIRENFDDQRKKVLQFSQWWKPYDCTKTG; encoded by the exons ATGGCGGCGCACGGAGTCAGTTTTGAGAGTACGAGCTACATCGAAGAAAGAAAGGATAACAAACGACAGGCACGAGAGGAGGCGATAGAAAAG GCCAAGCAGCAGTATGAtaaggaagaaaagaggaaggagctgaagaggctgagaggagaggacactTGGATGCTCCCTGAGATCAACCAGAGGCTGCAGGACATAGAGGAA GTTGAGTCTGTgaagagcaagaagaagaaagagaagaaatctaaaaagaaaaaggaaaaaaagaagaccaagaaggagaagaagacgacAACAGAAGATGGCTCTGATGACAGCTCAGAG GACTCGGGGGATGAGTGGGTTGAGGCTTCAACTCAAGCTGCCAAAGCCTGGAAGGTTCCTGCTGAGTCCAAGCCTTCAGAGAGCAACCTCAACCCTGCACACAATGTCCAG AGAGACGAATGGATGACCTTCGACTTTCTGGCCATGAAAACCACGTCGACAGCGGAGAAGAGGGCAGAGAAAGAGCGGCTGAAAGATGAGGAGAGGGCAAAGGCTCAAGCCATTGAACAG GCTGGTTTGCACAAATTGGAGCTAAACCCATACTGGAAAGATGGAGGAACTGGTCTGCCCCCGGGGGAAATGGCTAGCACTGCAGCTAAGAAAG CAGGGTCCGTTGTAAACGATGCTGGTCTGAGCTGGCTGAGGAAGAGCTACCAGAGGATGCAGGAGACTGCGGAGAGGCAGCAGCGCAGTCTCAACGATGTGGTGGCCGAGCGATACGGA TCAATGGAGGAATTCCAGCAAAGACTGGCAGAGGCTGAGAAAGCAGTGTATGGACAAAGCAGAGGTGGTGAAAGTGACCGATCCGCGAGAGGGGGGTGGAGAAAAGGCGGGAATGAGgccagagagagatggaggagaaaagaTGGAGATGGGGAAGAGAGGGAGCGTTGGAGAAGAAACGAAAGGGATTCCTcacccacagacacagagagatgcCATGGTGGTAGAGgggaggacagggagaggggaggacatCGAGGCAGACAGAGAGGTCGAGACGAAGACCGGTTTAGAGATAGGTATGATGAAAGAGATGATGAAAGAGACAGGGACGGAGgaagaagcagagaaagagaTGATGGCAGAGATAGGGACGGCggaagaggcagagaggaggatgaaggaagaGACAGCAAAATGGAGAGGGATGCAGAGAAcaacagagaaagagatgatGAACAAGAGAGTGACAGTGACAGTGGAaagaatagaaagaaaaatagagaAAGTGCTGCGTCATCATCTGGTCAAAATTGGGGCCAACGTCCTCCCTCGCTTGGCTCGCTTAAAAGCCGCTTCCTCAAGCCCTCCGAGGATGATGACCTCGGTGAAG CTCCACAGCGGCGTCCTCCCCGTGCGCCGCCGTCCACGGGATTCCTGAAGCCGCGCTCCGACGACGAGGACTCTGGTCCACGTGGTGGCAACAGGCCGGCCCGGGAGCAGAGCGGCCATCCCGCTCGGGAGtctgaggagaaagagaggggtcCTGGGAAAACCATCACGGCTCCTCACGACGGGGCGCGCGGGGGAAAAGCTGCCGTGACGACGTCCAG GagtgacagtgaggaggaggaagaagaggaggaagagcttcCACTGCTgtcagaggaggaaatgaacCGACTGGGAGCCAAACTGGTGAAGGCGGAGATCATGGGCAACATG GCCATGGTTGAGAAGCTGAAGTCACAGCTGGACGCGGCACACAAAGCCAAAGAGAACTACGCCGCCCGGAAGATTCTGCAAGACGCGGCGAAATCAAAGCAG gtcacAGTTGACGCAAGTGAAGACCAGGAAGTCCTGCTGTTCAGAAGCGACCATTCGGGTCGCGCCTGGCCTGTCAACGACCCCTCTGGACCCCAGGAACCCCGCGGAGGCCGGCGGAAGAAGAAAGCG ATTGAGACCCATGTCGACGGGGAGCGCGTGCGCTACTTCCAGGATGATGACAACGTGGGTCTGAAGGAGAtggtgaggagggagaagatgagCACTCCACAGGATCAGACCGCCCTCTACGCTCGCATGGCTTCCAAG atgaTGGGCAAGACGGACGGTGACAACTACACGCTGGACGACATGTTTGTGTCGAGCGCGGCGCAGCGGGAgggcgaggggagggaggaggagaggatgaggagcagaGCCATCGGGGAGAGCAGGAGGCTGGCCGCCTGCATGGAGAAATGCCAGCAGTGCTTCAGCAGCCCAGAGCTCCAGAAGCACCTCATAGTGGCGATAGGGAGCAAG GTGTACTTGAGCCTGCCTGCGGGATTGTCGATGGCCGAGGGCCACTGTCGGATCTGTCCCCTCCAGCATCACTGCTGCGCCACCGGATTGGATGAGGACGTGTGGTCAGAAATGCAG cttTTCCGGCGAACTTTGGTGCAGATGTTTGAGTCCCAGGAGCTAGACTGTGTGTTCATGGAGACGCACATGAACCCGCGCAGAAGACAACACATGGTCCTGGAGTGCATCCCACTACCCCAAGAACTGGGCCACATGGCGCCCATATACTTTAAG AAAGCCATAATGGAGTGTGACGATGAATGGGCAATGAACAAGAAAGTCATCGAACTCTCTTCCAAAGACATCCGCCATTCT GTTCCTCGAGGTCTGCCCTATTTTGCTGTCGACTTTGGACTTCAGGGAGGGTTTGCTCACGTcattgaaaatgaacaaaaattcCCCCATTACTTTGGCAAG GAAGTGGTAGGAGGTATGATGGACTTGGAGCCGCGGCGTTGGAGAAAGCTGATCAGAGAGAATTTTGACGACCAGAGGAAAAAGGTCCTCCAGTTCTCTCAGTGGTGGAAACCGTACGACTGCACCAAGACGGGCTAG
- the cwf19l2 gene encoding CWF19-like protein 2 isoform X2, which produces MAAHGVSFESTSYIEERKDNKRQAREEAIEKAKQQYDKEEKRKELKRLRGEDTWMLPEINQRLQDIEEVESVKSKKKKEKKSKKKKEKKKTKKEKKTTTEDGSDDSSEDSGDEWVEASTQAAKAWKVPAESKPSESNLNPAHNVQRDEWMTFDFLAMKTTSTAEKRAEKERLKDEERAKAQAIEQAGLHKLELNPYWKDGGTGLPPGEMASTAAKKGSVVNDAGLSWLRKSYQRMQETAERQQRSLNDVVAERYGSMEEFQQRLAEAEKAVYGQSRGGESDRSARGGWRKGGNEARERWRRKDGDGEERERWRRNERDSSPTDTERCHGGRGEDRERGGHRGRQRGRDEDRFRDRYDERDDERDRDGGRSRERDDGRDRDGGRGREEDEGRDSKMERDAENNRERDDEQESDSDSGKNRKKNRESAASSSGQNWGQRPPSLGSLKSRFLKPSEDDDLGEAPQRRPPRAPPSTGFLKPRSDDEDSGPRGGNRPAREQSGHPARESEEKERGPGKTITAPHDGARGGKAAVTTSRSDSEEEEEEEEELPLLSEEEMNRLGAKLVKAEIMGNMAMVEKLKSQLDAAHKAKENYAARKILQDAAKSKQVTVDASEDQEVLLFRSDHSGRAWPVNDPSGPQEPRGGRRKKKAIETHVDGERVRYFQDDDNVGLKEMVRREKMSTPQDQTALYARMASKMMGKTDGDNYTLDDMFVSSAAQREGEGREEERMRSRAIGESRRLAACMEKCQQCFSSPELQKHLIVAIGSKVYLSLPAGLSMAEGHCRICPLQHHCCATGLDEDVWSEMQLFRRTLVQMFESQELDCVFMETHMNPRRRQHMVLECIPLPQELGHMAPIYFKKAIMECDDEWAMNKKVIELSSKDIRHSVPRGLPYFAVDFGLQGGFAHVIENEQKFPHYFGKEVVGGMMDLEPRRWRKLIRENFDDQRKKVLQFSQWWKPYDCTKTG; this is translated from the exons ATGGCGGCGCACGGAGTCAGTTTTGAGAGTACGAGCTACATCGAAGAAAGAAAGGATAACAAACGACAGGCACGAGAGGAGGCGATAGAAAAG GCCAAGCAGCAGTATGAtaaggaagaaaagaggaaggagctgaagaggctgagaggagaggacactTGGATGCTCCCTGAGATCAACCAGAGGCTGCAGGACATAGAGGAA GTTGAGTCTGTgaagagcaagaagaagaaagagaagaaatctaaaaagaaaaaggaaaaaaagaagaccaagaaggagaagaagacgacAACAGAAGATGGCTCTGATGACAGCTCAGAG GACTCGGGGGATGAGTGGGTTGAGGCTTCAACTCAAGCTGCCAAAGCCTGGAAGGTTCCTGCTGAGTCCAAGCCTTCAGAGAGCAACCTCAACCCTGCACACAATGTCCAG AGAGACGAATGGATGACCTTCGACTTTCTGGCCATGAAAACCACGTCGACAGCGGAGAAGAGGGCAGAGAAAGAGCGGCTGAAAGATGAGGAGAGGGCAAAGGCTCAAGCCATTGAACAG GCTGGTTTGCACAAATTGGAGCTAAACCCATACTGGAAAGATGGAGGAACTGGTCTGCCCCCGGGGGAAATGGCTAGCACTGCAGCTAAGAAAG GGTCCGTTGTAAACGATGCTGGTCTGAGCTGGCTGAGGAAGAGCTACCAGAGGATGCAGGAGACTGCGGAGAGGCAGCAGCGCAGTCTCAACGATGTGGTGGCCGAGCGATACGGA TCAATGGAGGAATTCCAGCAAAGACTGGCAGAGGCTGAGAAAGCAGTGTATGGACAAAGCAGAGGTGGTGAAAGTGACCGATCCGCGAGAGGGGGGTGGAGAAAAGGCGGGAATGAGgccagagagagatggaggagaaaagaTGGAGATGGGGAAGAGAGGGAGCGTTGGAGAAGAAACGAAAGGGATTCCTcacccacagacacagagagatgcCATGGTGGTAGAGgggaggacagggagaggggaggacatCGAGGCAGACAGAGAGGTCGAGACGAAGACCGGTTTAGAGATAGGTATGATGAAAGAGATGATGAAAGAGACAGGGACGGAGgaagaagcagagaaagagaTGATGGCAGAGATAGGGACGGCggaagaggcagagaggaggatgaaggaagaGACAGCAAAATGGAGAGGGATGCAGAGAAcaacagagaaagagatgatGAACAAGAGAGTGACAGTGACAGTGGAaagaatagaaagaaaaatagagaAAGTGCTGCGTCATCATCTGGTCAAAATTGGGGCCAACGTCCTCCCTCGCTTGGCTCGCTTAAAAGCCGCTTCCTCAAGCCCTCCGAGGATGATGACCTCGGTGAAG CTCCACAGCGGCGTCCTCCCCGTGCGCCGCCGTCCACGGGATTCCTGAAGCCGCGCTCCGACGACGAGGACTCTGGTCCACGTGGTGGCAACAGGCCGGCCCGGGAGCAGAGCGGCCATCCCGCTCGGGAGtctgaggagaaagagaggggtcCTGGGAAAACCATCACGGCTCCTCACGACGGGGCGCGCGGGGGAAAAGCTGCCGTGACGACGTCCAG GagtgacagtgaggaggaggaagaagaggaggaagagcttcCACTGCTgtcagaggaggaaatgaacCGACTGGGAGCCAAACTGGTGAAGGCGGAGATCATGGGCAACATG GCCATGGTTGAGAAGCTGAAGTCACAGCTGGACGCGGCACACAAAGCCAAAGAGAACTACGCCGCCCGGAAGATTCTGCAAGACGCGGCGAAATCAAAGCAG gtcacAGTTGACGCAAGTGAAGACCAGGAAGTCCTGCTGTTCAGAAGCGACCATTCGGGTCGCGCCTGGCCTGTCAACGACCCCTCTGGACCCCAGGAACCCCGCGGAGGCCGGCGGAAGAAGAAAGCG ATTGAGACCCATGTCGACGGGGAGCGCGTGCGCTACTTCCAGGATGATGACAACGTGGGTCTGAAGGAGAtggtgaggagggagaagatgagCACTCCACAGGATCAGACCGCCCTCTACGCTCGCATGGCTTCCAAG atgaTGGGCAAGACGGACGGTGACAACTACACGCTGGACGACATGTTTGTGTCGAGCGCGGCGCAGCGGGAgggcgaggggagggaggaggagaggatgaggagcagaGCCATCGGGGAGAGCAGGAGGCTGGCCGCCTGCATGGAGAAATGCCAGCAGTGCTTCAGCAGCCCAGAGCTCCAGAAGCACCTCATAGTGGCGATAGGGAGCAAG GTGTACTTGAGCCTGCCTGCGGGATTGTCGATGGCCGAGGGCCACTGTCGGATCTGTCCCCTCCAGCATCACTGCTGCGCCACCGGATTGGATGAGGACGTGTGGTCAGAAATGCAG cttTTCCGGCGAACTTTGGTGCAGATGTTTGAGTCCCAGGAGCTAGACTGTGTGTTCATGGAGACGCACATGAACCCGCGCAGAAGACAACACATGGTCCTGGAGTGCATCCCACTACCCCAAGAACTGGGCCACATGGCGCCCATATACTTTAAG AAAGCCATAATGGAGTGTGACGATGAATGGGCAATGAACAAGAAAGTCATCGAACTCTCTTCCAAAGACATCCGCCATTCT GTTCCTCGAGGTCTGCCCTATTTTGCTGTCGACTTTGGACTTCAGGGAGGGTTTGCTCACGTcattgaaaatgaacaaaaattcCCCCATTACTTTGGCAAG GAAGTGGTAGGAGGTATGATGGACTTGGAGCCGCGGCGTTGGAGAAAGCTGATCAGAGAGAATTTTGACGACCAGAGGAAAAAGGTCCTCCAGTTCTCTCAGTGGTGGAAACCGTACGACTGCACCAAGACGGGCTAG